The genomic DNA CAGCAATGCGTGAAGAAGTAGGTGAAGAGCGAACCGCTCCAAGAAACGACAAACGGATCGCCGTCCCCGTAAGAGCGGGTCTCGCGGTTGAGCTGGTAGTAGCTCTCCGGTGGCAGCCGGTAGAGCTGATTCGAGCCGCCGACCGCCAGCACGTAGGCCAGCCGCTCCTCGTCACTGGCGTTCCACCAGTGGTGCGTCATCAGCTGACCCGGCCCGTTGACGTCGTACGGAGGATCGGGCTTGAACGCCATCGAAAGGCGCCGACCGTCCTCGATCAGGTAGGCCCGCCAGTTGGTCTCGTCGGCGAGGCGAGCGACAATGTCGGCGACCTCGCCGCCGAAGAAGACGGCCGCCGGCGCGGCCCCGGCGAGGAACAGCGAGTGGTCGATGGTGCTGGTCTCGGGCCGGTGGCGTCCGATTGCGGGGCCGCCGCTATCGGGGTTCACGAAGTGCAGGAACACGCCCTGCCGGCGGTTGTCGTCGCGGTTGGCCAGCGACCGGAGGACGGTCAGCGCCCGCTGCTCGCCCTGCGCTCGCGTGATCCAGCCGCGGTTCACGCCGATCGGCAACGCCGACAGCTGGAAGCCGATGCCGGCCAGGCTCGCCTTGTCGCTGCCGGTGAAGTCGCGGGCCAGTTTGGCGGGCTCGCCGACTTCGTTCCACAGCAGGTTGAAGCAGCCCCGCTGCACGCGCTCGAGCAGGCGATGGTCGTCCGCAGAGAACTCGTAGCGCCGCGCGGCCTCGGTTGTGGCGGAGCGGAGCACATCGACCGCTGGCGCCTGGGCGACGGCGGACCGCTGCGGCAGCAGGCCCAACGCGGCGACCGCCAACACGGTCAGCGTTGTCGCCAACCCCGGCCGCTGATACCGGCGGCGCCGCGGGAGAGAAGACGGCCAGGTCATAGGTCTTTCCCTGATGAGTAGAATTCAGCTGTGGGTAGAAAAGGTTGCCCGCGATCGGCGGACGCTCGGTGGGATTGCCCCCTACGGCCGCCTGCCCGACCGCCAGCAGCACACCAGCGCGAGCCAGCTCCACAGCAGCCCCGGCTCGGGCGCCGTGGTCGACCGAGCAGACCCGACCTGCACGCCCTCGCCAAAGTTCTGCCGCCAGACAAGCAGGTCGCCGCTGTCGACGACGCCGTTCAGGTTGCCGTCTGCTAGCAGGTTGGTTGTCGAACCCTGGTTGTCTCTCCAGACCGTGTAGTCGGCCCCGTCGACAACCCCGTCGAGGTTGTAGTCGCCGGGCTGCAACGCATCGAACAGTCGCTCTGCGAAGAAGCCCGCGTCGATGTTCTCGACGATTCCGAACAGCAAGAAGAGATGGTCGACAAGACCCGCATCATAAGGCTTCCAGGACGGGTCGTCGAGAGACTCTCTGGTCAGCCCATAGCGGTAGCGAGCATCAGAGTTAGGGTCCTGCTCCTGGTACCATTCGAGCAGGGTCTGCATGTCGCCCCAGGCGCTCACGGCCGCGGGGGTGAGCACGGTTGACGGGTGGTCGTCCATGCGGTCGGCGTGGTACCCGTTCGGCACAACGCCCGCCGTCAGGCCGTAGCGGTACGGCTCGGTCAGAGTGGTCGCTGCATAGTCCGAGTCGGCCTGCTGGTGGTTGGCGAGCAGCCGCTGGAACTTCGGGTCCCCGCGGAAGTCGCCGTTGAAGAATTGGCTCTGCTGCACCCAGAACGCCGGCGCGTAGGCAGCCGGGTTGTCGGTCAGCGTTACCGACCCGGCGAACGACTTCTTCGGAACGTTGGCGGGGTTGTACCACAGGTGTTTGACCGCCACGGCTCGGTCGTTGTTTTCCTGCCGCAGCGCGAGGCTCTCGACCAGCATGTATTCATTCCAAGGGTTCACCGCCCCGCCGGCGCCGCCCCCCTGCTTCGTCATGTCGAGGTAGATGCCCCCGTTGAGGCTGGGGTGGATCGCCGCGTTGAAGTCGATGCTGTCGGTGATCTGATCCGCCAGCGTCGCAATCGCCGGATTCCCCGCGAAATGCTTCTTGGCGAACTGCGCCCCAGAGACAAGCAGCGCCGAACCGATCGGGCTGTACGATTCGTCCCAGCCGCCCCCCTGCTTGGCGCCGGTCGCGGTGTTCATGAAGTGCACATAGTGACCGTCCGCCGAGCGGTCGGGCGTCACGCCCGGGGTCGAGCCGTTGTAGGCTGACAAGATCGACTCAACCACGTCGGCCGCGTCGTTCATCGTGTCGAGGTGGTCGAACGCCGAGAGCGCCATC from Posidoniimonas polymericola includes the following:
- a CDS encoding glucoamylase family protein, which produces MTWPSSLPRRRRYQRPGLATTLTVLAVAALGLLPQRSAVAQAPAVDVLRSATTEAARRYEFSADDHRLLERVQRGCFNLLWNEVGEPAKLARDFTGSDKASLAGIGFQLSALPIGVNRGWITRAQGEQRALTVLRSLANRDDNRRQGVFLHFVNPDSGGPAIGRHRPETSTIDHSLFLAGAAPAAVFFGGEVADIVARLADETNWRAYLIEDGRRLSMAFKPDPPYDVNGPGQLMTHHWWNASDEERLAYVLAVGGSNQLYRLPPESYYQLNRETRSYGDGDPFVVSWSGSLFTYFFTHCWIDYGAYDADNPAEFGFDKPRVDWLENSRRAALAHRDHCVAYADQYGTFSNERWGQSPCYAYKADGGRTYIVPSQRPCLSDEERMFDGTIAPYAAGSAIVLTPQESVAALRAFVELGVGRPELGLWDDPEQGGIGLADSFNLDYGKAFEGGVAIDAGPMLLAIENARSGLIWDLFRRHPMGERAAAALQWKPVPRVALGRERASQSR